A DNA window from Helianthus annuus cultivar XRQ/B chromosome 15, HanXRQr2.0-SUNRISE, whole genome shotgun sequence contains the following coding sequences:
- the LOC110912467 gene encoding 50S ribosomal protein L25, producing the protein MSKWWRTAVVSLRKTRSYHTIQAIPREITGNRVSVKDRAQGRIPAVVFAQPNPNAAADGSVRSVARKHLLTTERKQIQSILNSIELPYLCSTTFPLQIRAGSGSSTLLESGNVLPIKVHRDPETGKLLNLVFVWADEGTKLKVDVPVVFKGEDVCPGIKKGGLLNKIRPSLKYNCPSEHIPQKIEIDISNLDIGDKVFMRDVTVHPSLELLSKNESLPVCKIVAAKLDSTQ; encoded by the exons ATGTCGAAGTGGTGGCGCACCGCCGTGGTTAGCCTGAGAAAAACAAGATCATACCACACCATCCAAGCCATTCCAAGAGAAATAACCGGTAACAGAGTCTCCGTAAAAGATAGAGCCCAAGGCCGTATACCCGCAGTTGTATTCGCACAGCCTAACCCTAACGCCGCCGCCGACGGCTCGGTGAGGTCGGTTGCCAGAAAGCATCTATTAACTACCGAGAGAAAACAGATTCAGTCCATTCTTAACTCCATTGAGCTTCCCTATCTTTGCTCTACTACTTTTCCTTTGCAGATCAGAGCCGGATCGGGTTCTTCTACGTTACTTGAATCCGGAAACGTTCTTCCGATTAAG GTGCATAGGGACCCAGAGACCGGAAAGCTTCTGAATTTGGTGTTTGTTTGGGCGGATGAAGGAACAAAACTGAAGGTTGATGTACCGGTTGTGTTTAAAGGTGAAGATGTTTGCCCTGGGATCAAGAAAG GTGGCCTGCTGAACAAGATACGACCTAGTTTGAAGTACAACTGCCCATCTGAGCATATTCCTCAGAAGATTGAAATCGACATTAGCAATTTGGACATCGGAGATAAGGTGTTCATGCGTGATGTCACGGTCCATCCATCTTTGGAGCTTCTAAGCAAAAATGAATCGTTGCCTGTTTGCAAGATCGTTGCAGCTAAGCTAGATAGCACACAATAG
- the LOC110912468 gene encoding patatin-like protein 2 isoform X1 — MNNINLVIVSLVIAIVAIQPLAQEQTDVGEANFVTVLSIDGGGVRGIVPATLLAFLESKIQEIDGPDARIADYFDVIAGTSTGGLMTTMLAAPNEKNRPMFAAKDITNFYFQHSPRIFPKIGHTFDEAQPYPSQNEACEMGRTKFMNSVVTVLGEATGPKYDGKYLRAMAKMMLKNLTIKDTLTNVVIPAFDIRRLQPVIFSSAQGKEVAWKNALLADVCISTAAAPTFFPPYYFETRDVDGTKHTFDLIDGGVAANNPTHLAITHITKEAVMGKYRFSGPEVFDGRRMLVLSLGTGTQTYNDLYTAQKAAKWGLLSWIFTNGTAPILRIFGDAMSDMVDIHVSTIFQSLQVEKNYLRIQEDNLKGEATAMDISSPENMRALEDIGKKLLKKPLSRLDVETGKLEPVKGEGTNADALARFATLLCAERKRRNPA; from the exons ATGAATAACATCAATCTTGTAATAGTTTCGCTTGTAATCGCGATTGTAGCCATCCAACCCCTTGCGCAAGAGCAAACCGATGTAGGTGAGGCAAATTTCGTCACTGTTCTTAGCATCGATGGTGGGGGTGTTCGTGGCATTGTTCCCGCCACCTTGCTTGCTTTTCTTGAATCCAAAATTCAG GAAATAGATGGGCCAGATGCACGAATTGCGGATTATTTTGATGTAATAGCCGGAACAAGCACAGGAGGGCTGATGACAACTATGCTTGCAGCTCCTAATGAGAAAAATCGTCCCATGTTCGCCGCAAAAGACATTACCAACTTCTACTTTCAACATTCGCCTAGGATCTTCCCTAAAATAGG ACACACATTTGATGAGGCGCAACCTTATCCTTCTCAAAACGAAGCCTGCGAAATGGG TCGGACCAAATTCATGAATTCGGTAGTAACCGTACTTGGTGAGGCCACCGGACCAAAGTATGATGGTAAATATCTTCGAGCCATGGCAAAGATGATGTTAAAAAACCTCACTATTAAAGATACGTTGACGAATGTTGTCATACCTGCTTTCGACATTAGGCGGCTTCAACCTGTTATCTTCTCCTCTGCTCAA GGAAAAGAGGTCGCGTGGAAAAATGCTTTGCTAGCAGACGTATGCATTAGTACCGCGGCGGCACCAACATTTTTCCCGCCATACTATTTTGAGACTAGAGACGTCGATGGAACCAAGCACACTTTTGATCTAATCGATGGCGGGGTAGCTGCAAACAATCCG ACACATTTGGCTATCACACATATAACCAAAGAAGCGGTGATGGGGAAATACAGGTTCTCTGGCCCGGAGGTTTTCGACGGAAGACGGATGCTTGTGCTTTCACTCGGCACTGGTACGCAGACGTACAATGACTTATATACTGCACAAAAGGCTGCAAAATGGGGGTTGCTTAGTTGGATCTTTACCAATGGTACTGCGCCAATCCTCCGCATTTTTGGTGATGCCATGTCAGATATGGTCGACATCCATGTGTCAACTATATTCCAATCGTTGCAAGTCGAAAAAAACTATCTGCGTATTCAG GAAGATAACTTGAAAGGGGAAGCAACTGCAATGGATATTTCATCACCTGAGAACATGAGGGCGCTAGAGGACATTGGCAAGAAATTGTTGAAGAAACCGTTGTCGAGATTGGATGTGGAGACAGGCAAGCTTGAACCAGTTAAAGGAGAAGGTACGAATGCTGATGCATTAGCACGTTTCGCCACTTTGCTTTGTGCCGAACGAAAGCGCCGCAATCCAGCTTAA
- the LOC110912468 gene encoding patatin-like protein 2 isoform X2, translated as MNNINLVIVSLVIAIVAIQPLAQEQTDVGEANFVTVLSIDGGGVRGIVPATLLAFLESKIQEIDGPDARIADYFDVIAGTSTGGLMTTMLAAPNEKNRPMFAAKDITNFYFQHSPRIFPKIGRTKFMNSVVTVLGEATGPKYDGKYLRAMAKMMLKNLTIKDTLTNVVIPAFDIRRLQPVIFSSAQGKEVAWKNALLADVCISTAAAPTFFPPYYFETRDVDGTKHTFDLIDGGVAANNPTHLAITHITKEAVMGKYRFSGPEVFDGRRMLVLSLGTGTQTYNDLYTAQKAAKWGLLSWIFTNGTAPILRIFGDAMSDMVDIHVSTIFQSLQVEKNYLRIQEDNLKGEATAMDISSPENMRALEDIGKKLLKKPLSRLDVETGKLEPVKGEGTNADALARFATLLCAERKRRNPA; from the exons ATGAATAACATCAATCTTGTAATAGTTTCGCTTGTAATCGCGATTGTAGCCATCCAACCCCTTGCGCAAGAGCAAACCGATGTAGGTGAGGCAAATTTCGTCACTGTTCTTAGCATCGATGGTGGGGGTGTTCGTGGCATTGTTCCCGCCACCTTGCTTGCTTTTCTTGAATCCAAAATTCAG GAAATAGATGGGCCAGATGCACGAATTGCGGATTATTTTGATGTAATAGCCGGAACAAGCACAGGAGGGCTGATGACAACTATGCTTGCAGCTCCTAATGAGAAAAATCGTCCCATGTTCGCCGCAAAAGACATTACCAACTTCTACTTTCAACATTCGCCTAGGATCTTCCCTAAAATAGG TCGGACCAAATTCATGAATTCGGTAGTAACCGTACTTGGTGAGGCCACCGGACCAAAGTATGATGGTAAATATCTTCGAGCCATGGCAAAGATGATGTTAAAAAACCTCACTATTAAAGATACGTTGACGAATGTTGTCATACCTGCTTTCGACATTAGGCGGCTTCAACCTGTTATCTTCTCCTCTGCTCAA GGAAAAGAGGTCGCGTGGAAAAATGCTTTGCTAGCAGACGTATGCATTAGTACCGCGGCGGCACCAACATTTTTCCCGCCATACTATTTTGAGACTAGAGACGTCGATGGAACCAAGCACACTTTTGATCTAATCGATGGCGGGGTAGCTGCAAACAATCCG ACACATTTGGCTATCACACATATAACCAAAGAAGCGGTGATGGGGAAATACAGGTTCTCTGGCCCGGAGGTTTTCGACGGAAGACGGATGCTTGTGCTTTCACTCGGCACTGGTACGCAGACGTACAATGACTTATATACTGCACAAAAGGCTGCAAAATGGGGGTTGCTTAGTTGGATCTTTACCAATGGTACTGCGCCAATCCTCCGCATTTTTGGTGATGCCATGTCAGATATGGTCGACATCCATGTGTCAACTATATTCCAATCGTTGCAAGTCGAAAAAAACTATCTGCGTATTCAG GAAGATAACTTGAAAGGGGAAGCAACTGCAATGGATATTTCATCACCTGAGAACATGAGGGCGCTAGAGGACATTGGCAAGAAATTGTTGAAGAAACCGTTGTCGAGATTGGATGTGGAGACAGGCAAGCTTGAACCAGTTAAAGGAGAAGGTACGAATGCTGATGCATTAGCACGTTTCGCCACTTTGCTTTGTGCCGAACGAAAGCGCCGCAATCCAGCTTAA